From a region of the Fundulus heteroclitus isolate FHET01 unplaced genomic scaffold, MU-UCD_Fhet_4.1 scaffold_28, whole genome shotgun sequence genome:
- the rell2 gene encoding serine/arginine repetitive matrix protein 2 isoform X1 has product MTASILSRTVATLTSHIMTESEASGAGKPPSSYMIFVVVFLFFLTGLLGFLICHLLKKKGYRCRTGDLEDEEDKLGEDEDDENDENQDTVEQILKCIMENEANMEAFNEMLGNHNVCVRHDPRLRKESIGGVPPHHHTVHSGTDHNSCLLCTQVRAKKGRRQSRTPRFKKPGEQTVFSVGRFHVTHSAKKPQGGSNRLAVSGDQLDQSQDSDERKEDGYNLKNMFKEVQPPSDGTNGVAANVGKRKKSLTIFGLRRGSDPLGLRVKDRAWRETGGIRFAAQRPPVVLEEPVQAEKVEACPESGTKPGAKRNTEPASVQFEGKTSILKRSPKSNSGPQEGSKLELSSDLQEKMSTGASAPTSLPISHAKSETVDNKVLKMEDPGPLQTSTPIDTTPAPVLGFTSVLSTGQSHLNKDFMAVRALSDPCSSPDPEPAISGGLALISLGSSPATSFLNKTFSSVSSLKTPTSSLTESPSPKSSLRKTTTEVTNTILSSPLEPSSSPTAASPYPILMSERFSVRSATQGNTVPSSLSIKEHKLEEQNIEKKRPGILKTSKLSPVATGEPISSSEQMLKDRLSSLPLSPSSPLSPSSLQGSRISSVTIVKASPDSKREFSVITMVDKEDVTVDQKGESAEIPFKSEKGQMSSAIGKQQEILVGESEVHRRGTSGAETSSFLGQDKEDMMEMEDIRDCKVTQMDVGKESREEMLGNQSEQNQDGTSQDDEEFAASCSDSRGEKSRTTN; this is encoded by the exons ATGACCGCATCCATTTTGAGCAGGACAGTGGCCACACTAACCAGCCACATTATGACAGAATCAGAAGCTTCTGGGGCGGGGAAGCCCCCCTCGTCCTACATGATTTTTGTGgtggtcttcctcttcttcctgaCTGGACTGCTGGGCTTCCTTATCTGCCACCTCCTGAAGAAGAAGGGCTATCGCTGCAGAACTGGAGACCTGGAAGATGAAGAGGACAAGCTAGGGGAAGATGAAGATG ATGAGAACGATGAGAACCAGGACACCGTGGAGCAGATTCTTAAGTGTATCATGGAAAATGAAG CCAACATGGAGGCCTTCAATGAGATGTTGGGAAACCATAACGTCTGTGTCCGACATGATCCAAG GTTACGAAAGGAGTCCATTGGTGGTGTTCCTCCCCATCACCATACAGTCCACTCAGGCACCGACCACAACTCCTGCCTCCTCTGCACTCAAGTTCGAGCGAAAAAGGGCCGCAGACAAAGCAGAACACCCCGTTTCAAGAAACCTGGAGAGCAGACAGTTTTTTCTGTTGGGAG GTTTCACGTGACACACTCTGCTAAGAAGCCCCAGGGAGGTTCTAATCGATTGGCTGTATCGGGGGACCAGTTGGACCAGTCCCAAGACAGTGACGAGAGAAAGGAGGATGGATATAatctaaaaaatatgtttaaggAAGTCCAACCACCTTCAGATGGTACCAATGGTGTTGCTGCAAACGTGGGGAAGAGAAAGAAGAGTCTGACCATATTTGGGCTAAGGCGGGGCAGTGATCCTTTAGGATTGAGAGTAAAAGACAGGGCATGGAGAGAGACTGGGGGGATTAGATTTGCTGCTCAGAGGCCACCTGTAGTGCTGGAGGAACCTGTACAGGCAGAGAAGGTTGAGGCTTGTCCAGAGTCTGGCACTAAACCTGGTGCCAAGCGGAATACTGAGCCTGCTTCAGTTCAGTTTGAAGGTAAAACTTCAATTCTAAAACGATCCCCAAAGTCTAACTCTGGACCCCAGGAAGGTTCCAAACTTGAACTTAGTTCTGACCTGCAAGAAAAGATGAGTACAGGAGCCTCCGCCCCCACCTCCCTGCCTATTTCACATGCCAAATCTGAAACTGTCGACAATAAGGTATTAAAAATGGAAGATCCTGGACCACTACAGACCTCAACCCCCATTGACACCACACCTGCACCAGTTCTAGGTTTCACCTCTGTCTTGTCCACTGGTCAGTCCCATTTGAACAAAGACTTTATGGCTGTCCGAGCTTTGTCTGACCCATGTTCCAGCCCAGATCCAGAACCGGCCATCAGTGGTGGCCTCGCTTTAATAAGCTTAGGTTCATCTCCTGCAACTTCTTTCCTAAACAAGACCTTTTCATCGGTCTCTTCTTTAAAAACACCTACCTCATCCCTGACTGAGTCACCAAGCCCCAAAAGCAGCTTAAGAAAGACAACAACAGAGGTGACCAATACCATACTGTCGTCACCACTAGAACCAAGTTCTTCTCCAACCGCAGCTTCACCTTATCCAATCCTAATGTCAGAAAGGTTTTCCGTCAGATCTGCAACCCAAGGAAACACAGTTCCAAGTTCATTATCTATAAAGGAACACAAGCTAGAAGaacaaaatatagaaaaaaagaggcCTGGAATCCTAAAAACATCAAAGCTGTCTCCAGTTGCCACAGGAGAACCAATCTCTTCTTCTGAACAGATGTTGAAGGACAGACTGAGCAGTCTGCCTTTGTCACCCTCCAGCCCGTTGTCCCCATCCTCACTTCAAGGGAGTAGAATAAGTAGTGTAACAATTGTCAAAGCCAGTCCTGATAGCAAGAGAGAGTTTTCTGTCATCACTATGGTGGACAAAGAAGATGTTACAGTGGACCAGAAAGGAGAGAGTGCTGAAATTCCATTCAAATCAGAGAAAGGCCAAATGAGCTCAGCTATTGGAAAGCAACAAGAGATTCTTGTCGGTGAATCTGAAGTTCATCGCAGAGGAACCTCAGGAGCAGAAACTAGCTCATTTCTAGGTCAAGACAAGGAGGACATGATGGAGATGGAAGATATTAGGGATTGCAAGGTGACACAGATGGATGTAGGCAAGGAGTCGAGAGAGGAGATGTTGGGTAATCAATCAGAACAGAACCAAGACGGAACGTCTCAAGATGATGAAGAGTTTGCTGCATCCTGTAGTGATTCAAGAGGAGAGAAAAGTCGTACCACAAACTGA
- the rell2 gene encoding serine/arginine repetitive matrix protein 2 isoform X2 gives MTESEASGAGKPPSSYMIFVVVFLFFLTGLLGFLICHLLKKKGYRCRTGDLEDEEDKLGEDEDDENDENQDTVEQILKCIMENEANMEAFNEMLGNHNVCVRHDPRLRKESIGGVPPHHHTVHSGTDHNSCLLCTQVRAKKGRRQSRTPRFKKPGEQTVFSVGRFHVTHSAKKPQGGSNRLAVSGDQLDQSQDSDERKEDGYNLKNMFKEVQPPSDGTNGVAANVGKRKKSLTIFGLRRGSDPLGLRVKDRAWRETGGIRFAAQRPPVVLEEPVQAEKVEACPESGTKPGAKRNTEPASVQFEGKTSILKRSPKSNSGPQEGSKLELSSDLQEKMSTGASAPTSLPISHAKSETVDNKVLKMEDPGPLQTSTPIDTTPAPVLGFTSVLSTGQSHLNKDFMAVRALSDPCSSPDPEPAISGGLALISLGSSPATSFLNKTFSSVSSLKTPTSSLTESPSPKSSLRKTTTEVTNTILSSPLEPSSSPTAASPYPILMSERFSVRSATQGNTVPSSLSIKEHKLEEQNIEKKRPGILKTSKLSPVATGEPISSSEQMLKDRLSSLPLSPSSPLSPSSLQGSRISSVTIVKASPDSKREFSVITMVDKEDVTVDQKGESAEIPFKSEKGQMSSAIGKQQEILVGESEVHRRGTSGAETSSFLGQDKEDMMEMEDIRDCKVTQMDVGKESREEMLGNQSEQNQDGTSQDDEEFAASCSDSRGEKSRTTN, from the exons ATGACAGAATCAGAAGCTTCTGGGGCGGGGAAGCCCCCCTCGTCCTACATGATTTTTGTGgtggtcttcctcttcttcctgaCTGGACTGCTGGGCTTCCTTATCTGCCACCTCCTGAAGAAGAAGGGCTATCGCTGCAGAACTGGAGACCTGGAAGATGAAGAGGACAAGCTAGGGGAAGATGAAGATG ATGAGAACGATGAGAACCAGGACACCGTGGAGCAGATTCTTAAGTGTATCATGGAAAATGAAG CCAACATGGAGGCCTTCAATGAGATGTTGGGAAACCATAACGTCTGTGTCCGACATGATCCAAG GTTACGAAAGGAGTCCATTGGTGGTGTTCCTCCCCATCACCATACAGTCCACTCAGGCACCGACCACAACTCCTGCCTCCTCTGCACTCAAGTTCGAGCGAAAAAGGGCCGCAGACAAAGCAGAACACCCCGTTTCAAGAAACCTGGAGAGCAGACAGTTTTTTCTGTTGGGAG GTTTCACGTGACACACTCTGCTAAGAAGCCCCAGGGAGGTTCTAATCGATTGGCTGTATCGGGGGACCAGTTGGACCAGTCCCAAGACAGTGACGAGAGAAAGGAGGATGGATATAatctaaaaaatatgtttaaggAAGTCCAACCACCTTCAGATGGTACCAATGGTGTTGCTGCAAACGTGGGGAAGAGAAAGAAGAGTCTGACCATATTTGGGCTAAGGCGGGGCAGTGATCCTTTAGGATTGAGAGTAAAAGACAGGGCATGGAGAGAGACTGGGGGGATTAGATTTGCTGCTCAGAGGCCACCTGTAGTGCTGGAGGAACCTGTACAGGCAGAGAAGGTTGAGGCTTGTCCAGAGTCTGGCACTAAACCTGGTGCCAAGCGGAATACTGAGCCTGCTTCAGTTCAGTTTGAAGGTAAAACTTCAATTCTAAAACGATCCCCAAAGTCTAACTCTGGACCCCAGGAAGGTTCCAAACTTGAACTTAGTTCTGACCTGCAAGAAAAGATGAGTACAGGAGCCTCCGCCCCCACCTCCCTGCCTATTTCACATGCCAAATCTGAAACTGTCGACAATAAGGTATTAAAAATGGAAGATCCTGGACCACTACAGACCTCAACCCCCATTGACACCACACCTGCACCAGTTCTAGGTTTCACCTCTGTCTTGTCCACTGGTCAGTCCCATTTGAACAAAGACTTTATGGCTGTCCGAGCTTTGTCTGACCCATGTTCCAGCCCAGATCCAGAACCGGCCATCAGTGGTGGCCTCGCTTTAATAAGCTTAGGTTCATCTCCTGCAACTTCTTTCCTAAACAAGACCTTTTCATCGGTCTCTTCTTTAAAAACACCTACCTCATCCCTGACTGAGTCACCAAGCCCCAAAAGCAGCTTAAGAAAGACAACAACAGAGGTGACCAATACCATACTGTCGTCACCACTAGAACCAAGTTCTTCTCCAACCGCAGCTTCACCTTATCCAATCCTAATGTCAGAAAGGTTTTCCGTCAGATCTGCAACCCAAGGAAACACAGTTCCAAGTTCATTATCTATAAAGGAACACAAGCTAGAAGaacaaaatatagaaaaaaagaggcCTGGAATCCTAAAAACATCAAAGCTGTCTCCAGTTGCCACAGGAGAACCAATCTCTTCTTCTGAACAGATGTTGAAGGACAGACTGAGCAGTCTGCCTTTGTCACCCTCCAGCCCGTTGTCCCCATCCTCACTTCAAGGGAGTAGAATAAGTAGTGTAACAATTGTCAAAGCCAGTCCTGATAGCAAGAGAGAGTTTTCTGTCATCACTATGGTGGACAAAGAAGATGTTACAGTGGACCAGAAAGGAGAGAGTGCTGAAATTCCATTCAAATCAGAGAAAGGCCAAATGAGCTCAGCTATTGGAAAGCAACAAGAGATTCTTGTCGGTGAATCTGAAGTTCATCGCAGAGGAACCTCAGGAGCAGAAACTAGCTCATTTCTAGGTCAAGACAAGGAGGACATGATGGAGATGGAAGATATTAGGGATTGCAAGGTGACACAGATGGATGTAGGCAAGGAGTCGAGAGAGGAGATGTTGGGTAATCAATCAGAACAGAACCAAGACGGAACGTCTCAAGATGATGAAGAGTTTGCTGCATCCTGTAGTGATTCAAGAGGAGAGAAAAGTCGTACCACAAACTGA